A segment of the Allosaccharopolyspora coralli genome:
AAGTCCTGCATGGTCGTGATCTCGGCCTGCTGACTACTGATGATCTGCTCAGCCATCCGTTGGGCTTCGGGGAACTGGCCTTGAGCCAGCTCGGTCTGAGCCATGCCGACCGCGCCCTCGTGGTGTTCGATCATCATCGTCAGGAACATGCGGTCGAACTCGGCACCCTTGGCCTGCCGGAGTTTCTGCATGTCCTCCGGAGCCATCATGCCCTGCATACCCTCGTGTTCCATGCCTGGCATCGAACCGTGGTCCATGCCAGGCATTTCGCTCTGCGGTGCCGGGGCTCCCCACCGTTGTAGCCAACCGGTCAGCATGTCGATCTCCGGTCCCTGGGCCGCCTCGATCTGGCGCGCGAGGTCCTTCACCTGCTCGGACTGCGCCCGCTCCGGTGCCAGTTGCGACATCTCGATCGCTTGAGTGTGGTGGGGCACCATGCCCTGCGCGAAGGCCACATCAGCCTCGTTGTGCTGGCCAGCGCTAGCAGGCGGCTGCGAAGCACTCGGCGGAGTGCCCTGATTCATACCGGACATGCCTTGGTCCGAGCCGCTACACCCAGCCAGCAGGGCCGCGGCTGCCACTGCGACCGAAGCACCCGCTACGCGAATACTGTTCATTTTGAAGTTCCTCCGTCGTGCGTGTTCATGGCCGTTCAATGTGAGGGCGCGTCCGCAACAGTCGTGCGTTGCGGGCGGCGGATGCTCACAGTCGAAGCACGCACAACACGGCGAGCCTGCGAGGAACAGGCAGCGGAGGTCGAGCGGGACCGATCCCCGTAGGCATCGACGATCGGTGCGAGGCAGTGTCGGGTCCGATCCACAGTGTCAGCCAGGCGAGCACGACAGCGGCGGCTCCCACCAGAACCGCCAGGCACAGGTGCAGTAGGCCGTGGCCCATGCCCGGCTCGTCGCTGCCTGCGGACACGAGAGACATGGCGATTGCCGCCGCGCCAACGTGGGTGGTGGGCAGGGGCTGGTTCGCGCCCTCGGAATGGTGTGCGGCGCTGACCGCAGACGGCATATCCGGTAGCGAGGACCCGTTGGCGTGCGTCATCGGCGCGTGGTGCATGGCCACCACAGCGAACGCAACTAACACCAGCAGCCACCACGGGCCGAACGCCGACCGGTCTCGCACACGCTCCATCCTAAGGCTCAGCCTCGTCCTTGTTGTGTTCGACGGGCACTGGGCGATGTCAATCCCCTTGAATCGTGGAGACGGTGTTATGCCACTTCGGATGTGACCTGGGGTGTTGCGGTGGCTCGTGCTTGTGCCATCTGGTGCTCGAACGGGATCGGGGCGATGCCGTCGTTCGCGCTGTGTCGGCGGGTGGTGTTGTAGAAGTCCGCGATCCAGGTCGCGATCTTCAGGCGTGCTTCGGCGCGGGTGGCGAAGTGGTGCCGGTGGACGAACTCGACCTTCACGGTGCTGTTGAACGCCTCGGCGGCGGCGTTGTCCAGCGCTGATCCGACCCGACCCATCGATCGCGTGATACCCAGCGCCCGGCAGGTCCTGCCGGTGGCCGCGGCGGTGTACTCGGATCCGCGATCAGAATGGAAGATCACCCCGTCGACATCGCCACCGCGGGTGGTGGCGGCCATCCGCAGGGAGGCTGTCACCAGCGCTGAGTCGTGGTGGGCCGACATCGCATAGCCCAGCATCCGCCGCGAGAACAGGTCCTCGGTCGTGGCGAGGTAGAGCGGTCCCTCATCGGTGTCGATCTGGGTGACGTCACCGCACCACAGCACATCCGGAGCCACGGCGGTGAACTTCCGGCGCACCAGATCCTTTGCCACGGGCCGTTTTCCGGACCGGGTCAACGACCGACGCCGCTTCACCGGGCGGCCGGCCAGGCCGAATTCGGACATCCGTGCCGCCACGGTGTTCTCCGAAACCTTCCAGCCGGCTTCCCGAAGATCATCGGTGACCCGAGGGCTGCCGTAGGTGCCGCCCGAGGCGGTGAACAGCGTCTGGATCTGCTCATCCAGCTGTGCGCGCCGCTGCTCACGCCGGGTGGGCTTACGGTTGATCCACTTGTAGAACCAGGACTGCGAGACTCCCAAGGCCCGGCAGGCGATCGCGTGCGGAACGCCGAAACCGGTCCTCTGGGATGCGATGAACTCCGCCACGATCACTGGTTCATCGCATCCTTGACCCACAGGACCACGGAGCGCTTGAGGACATCACGCTCCATCTCCAACTCCGTTTTCTCCTTGTCCCATGCGGCTTTCTCTGCCCGCAACCGCGTCAGCTCCGCGCGCTCGGCTTCATCCAGCTCACCCTGCTCCCTCTCGGCGCGGCCACGATCAGCCTTCACCCAGTTATGCAGCGTGTACGAGCTAACGCCCAACTCCCGCGCAACCTGCGCGACCGGCTTCCCGGTCTCCGCCACGATCCGCACCGCGCCCGCCCGGAACTCCGGATCGAACCGACGCCTCTTGTTTCCCACGACCTGATCATCTCTTCCAGTTCAGGTCTCCACGCTACGAGGGGAAGCACAGCGACGTCGCCAACGGCGCTCGGTTTCGTTCTCGGCCTGCTGGGGTGTCGAGTGTGCGCAGGACCAAAGAGGGATGCGGCTTCGGCCCAAAGGTGGTTGCTTTGCGAGCCAAACGGCTGCCCGCCGCCGCAGTGGCGTGCAGATCCCGTTGGGTCGGGGGCATGACAAGGCCATGCAAACGCTCGGGTGCGAGCATCCAGGCACCGAAGGGGTGCGCGTCGACGCCCGAGCGGATCGAATTCCTCGCCTCCCCTGCGGTGCTGTGTGCGTTCACGATCGTGGGCTCGACAGCGAAAGCTGAGTCGTCTCTTCCGTCTCCGCGTGATCGTGACCAGCGCTGTCAGCGACGGCGTGTTTCTCCGCGCGGGCCGGACCGAGTGCGAGCACGCAGGCCAGGCCGGAGGCGGCGGCCATCACGAGCACAGCACCACTGACAGGCATGGCCAGTACCAACGGTCCGGCCAACAACGGCCCGGCGGACTGCCCGATCAGCAGGAAGCTGTTGGCCGTGCTGACCAACGAACTCTTCCGTTCCTCCGGCGCGTGACGGCTGAAGTGCAGGAACAGCGACTGAGCGAGCGCGGCGAAGCAGAAGCCCTGCACCAGCCGCAGCGGGATCAATGCCAGCGGCCCCAACGGAAGCACGACCGCCGCGATGCTGACAGCGCAACCCCCCGCAGCCAAGGCAAAGGCACGCACCGGACGGCCGGTGACGTCGTTGCGCTGACCCCACCAGAACGAGCCCAGCAGCGTGGCACCCCACATCACCGAATGCAGCACACCCACCCACAGGCTCGCGGAGTCTGGTGCCGTGACGATTCCGCTGACGTGCTCGGCGAAAACAGGGATCAGCCCGTAGACACCGAAGTAAGCTCCGACAGCGGCCAGCGAAAGCGGCACAGCGCCGGGAACTCGCATCGCGCCACGACTAGCTCCCCGAGACGCCTGAAACCCGTTGGAACGTGACCGTTCCGGTTCCTGGAGGCCGACGGCGGATCCCACCGCGAGAACGACCGCAGCAATGGCGATCACGAACATGAGCTGCCGCAAACCACCTGCACCGACGAACACTCCCCCGGCGATCGGACCGACCAACGCACCGGCTGCGGTCGCGCTGAACGACTTGCCCAGCGACGAGCCCCGCTTGTTGTCCGAACCGGCCGACCCCGCGAACGCCGCCGCTGCCTCGACAACTCCACCCAGCGCACCTTGCAGCAAGCGGCCCGCAACCAACACCAGTGGGCTGAAAGCCAGGGCCATGACCACCATCGCCAGCGCCAGCCCCAGCAGAGCGCGGACGACCATCCACTTGCGACCGATCCGGTCACCGAGCCGACCCCACAGCGGAGTGGCCACAGTCAAGGCCAGCGCCGGGGCAGCGATGGCCACCCCGGCCCACGTCTGCGTTGCCGCGACCCCCTGGATGCCCATGTCCTTGAGGTAGAAGGGCATGATCGGCACCAGCATCATCAACCCGGCGGTGTTGACGAACTGCCCCGCCCACAGCAACATCAGGTTCTTGCTGTCCGCCTCCACGGGGCCGCGCCGCCGCGGCCCGATGGAGGTCTGGAGCTCTCGCCGGGTCATGATGCGACCGCGTCGACCGCTTCCGGTTCCCACTGCGCGTCCGGCAGGCCAGCGACCCACGTGTCGTCGTAGACCAGGTCGAGGTAGCGCTCCCCGCGGTCGGGAAGCATCGTGACCACCCGGGCTCCAGGCTCCAGCTGTGGGAGCAGCTTGTCGATACCAGCCACGACAGCTCCGGAGGAGCCGCCCGCGAAGATCTTTTCCGTCTCCAGCAGACGGTGACACCCCGCCACGGAGTCCGCATCGCCGACGTGCAGCACCTGGTCGATCTCCTGTTGGTTCAGGATTTCCGGTACTCGGCTGGCTCCGAAACCGGGCAACTGCCGCGGTCCGGCGGGTGCTCCGAAGATGACCGAGCCGACGGCATCCACCGCCACGACCTTCATGTTCGGGTGCTGCTGCCGCAGTCGGCGGGCCATGCCTAGGATCGAGCCGGTAGTGGAGACCGCGGCCACGAGGTAATCGATCGACCCGGCCACGGTCTGCAGAATCTCCTGCCCGGCCGTTTCGTGATAGGCCCGCCAGTTCAGGTCGTTGGCATACTGATTCACCATCACCGCGCCAGGCGCAGCGGCCAGCTCCCGCGCGCGCCGCACACGCGTGTGCAGGTAACCACCCGCCTCGTCCAGTTCGGTCACCATCTCGACATCGGCACCATAGAGCGCGAGCAGGCGCAGGTTCGTCGTCGAGGTCTTGGGGTCGACGACCGCGGTGAACGACAGGCCGTGCAGGCTGGCCGCCATGGCCAGAGCGATACCGAGATTGCCCGAGGTGCTCTCGACCAGACGCATACCCGGATGCAGGGTCCCGTCCCGCAGGCCCTGCTCGACGATGAAGCGAGCGGGCCGATCCTTCATGCTGCCGCCGGGGTTGAGCATTTCCAGTTTGGCGATCACTTCGGTATCGGGCTCGGGAAAACAGCGGTCGAGACGAACCATCGGGGTTGATCCGACACAGCTGAGAACAGAATCGTGAATCACTGCGAACCTCCTGCAATGCGGCGCGTTCGGGGCGCAGCCGCACTCGGCTGAAAAAGACAAAAAGTCAGGTAACAGCAGGCAGCATCGCGAGGATCCACAAACAACCCGGCAACCGGACCACTGAGCCCATACCGCAGCACGGCCCGGGTCAGGGTCAGGGCACGCAGACACCTGTCCCGGAAGCGACAGGACTCAGCAGGGCGCCTCAACAGGGCGCGAGGGTCGCCGGGAACTTCACGAATCGTGCACGCGACGCTGCGAGGTAAATCAGGTTCGCGCGATACACACGCGTGTCAGAAGATCCACCCCGGACGGTCTCCATGGTGGGCGGGAACACCAGCGGTCGGAATGCGGCGGTGGCCTCGGCGCCGACAGCAGGGCGGCCAGCATCCCAGCGGCGGTTACCGCAAGCAGGACACCCAAACCCAGCTTCGCGAGATCGTCCTCCCACGAGCGTCCAGGCACCATGTCTGCGTAATGCGGACCGGCGGCATGGCACACCGGCCCATCGCTCTTCCCATGATCATGGCCAGCCTGCTTGGCGTGATCATGGCTCCCAGAAGCGTTCTGGGCCAGATGCTCGCCAGCAGGGATATCAGCCGAAGCCGCGGGCGAAGACATCACTGCCTCATGCGCCGGCATCCCAGCCGCAGGCAGCACAACGAGCTGGATCAGGAGAAGCCCCAACAGTGCCACCGGAAGCAAGACCAAGCCCTTCCGGTGCCGTCTCCCGGCGATCCACTCCTTCACGAACCCCAC
Coding sequences within it:
- a CDS encoding DUF305 domain-containing protein; the protein is MAFAQGMVPHHTQAIEMSQLAPERAQSEQVKDLARQIEAAQGPEIDMLTGWLQRWGAPAPQSEMPGMDHGSMPGMEHEGMQGMMAPEDMQKLRQAKGAEFDRMFLTMMIEHHEGAVGMAQTELAQGQFPEAQRMAEQIISSQQAEITTMQDLLKQG
- a CDS encoding IS3 family transposase codes for the protein MAEFIASQRTGFGVPHAIACRALGVSQSWFYKWINRKPTRREQRRAQLDEQIQTLFTASGGTYGSPRVTDDLREAGWKVSENTVAARMSEFGLAGRPVKRRRSLTRSGKRPVAKDLVRRKFTAVAPDVLWCGDVTQIDTDEGPLYLATTEDLFSRRMLGYAMSAHHDSALVTASLRMAATTRGGDVDGVIFHSDRGSEYTAAATGRTCRALGITRSMGRVGSALDNAAAEAFNSTVKVEFVHRHHFATRAEARLKIATWIADFYNTTRRHSANDGIAPIPFEHQMAQARATATPQVTSEVA
- a CDS encoding transposase, encoding MGNKRRRFDPEFRAGAVRIVAETGKPVAQVARELGVSSYTLHNWVKADRGRAEREQGELDEAERAELTRLRAEKAAWDKEKTELEMERDVLKRSVVLWVKDAMNQ
- a CDS encoding MFS transporter; this translates as MTRRELQTSIGPRRRGPVEADSKNLMLLWAGQFVNTAGLMMLVPIMPFYLKDMGIQGVAATQTWAGVAIAAPALALTVATPLWGRLGDRIGRKWMVVRALLGLALAMVVMALAFSPLVLVAGRLLQGALGGVVEAAAAFAGSAGSDNKRGSSLGKSFSATAAGALVGPIAGGVFVGAGGLRQLMFVIAIAAVVLAVGSAVGLQEPERSRSNGFQASRGASRGAMRVPGAVPLSLAAVGAYFGVYGLIPVFAEHVSGIVTAPDSASLWVGVLHSVMWGATLLGSFWWGQRNDVTGRPVRAFALAAGGCAVSIAAVVLPLGPLALIPLRLVQGFCFAALAQSLFLHFSRHAPEERKSSLVSTANSFLLIGQSAGPLLAGPLVLAMPVSGAVLVMAAASGLACVLALGPARAEKHAVADSAGHDHAETEETTQLSLSSPRS
- the sbnA gene encoding 2,3-diaminopropionate biosynthesis protein SbnA, whose product is MIHDSVLSCVGSTPMVRLDRCFPEPDTEVIAKLEMLNPGGSMKDRPARFIVEQGLRDGTLHPGMRLVESTSGNLGIALAMAASLHGLSFTAVVDPKTSTTNLRLLALYGADVEMVTELDEAGGYLHTRVRRARELAAAPGAVMVNQYANDLNWRAYHETAGQEILQTVAGSIDYLVAAVSTTGSILGMARRLRQQHPNMKVVAVDAVGSVIFGAPAGPRQLPGFGASRVPEILNQQEIDQVLHVGDADSVAGCHRLLETEKIFAGGSSGAVVAGIDKLLPQLEPGARVVTMLPDRGERYLDLVYDDTWVAGLPDAQWEPEAVDAVAS